The Streptomyces sp. NBC_00435 nucleotide sequence CGGCGACGTCGTACCCCTGGGCACGGCCGATGACCTCGGCCTCGTACTTCTTGCCGTCGGAGAACGTCGCGCTGAGCTTGCCACCGTTGGCCGCGGACGCGACCACGTGGTTGTTGGTGAGGATGTGGCCCTGCTGGTCGTAGACGAAGCCGGTGCCGGTGCCGCCCTCGCCGTCGCCGGCCGAGGCCTCGATGGTGACGACGCTGGGCAGCGCGCCGGCGGCCAGGCCCGCCACGGAGCCCGAGTCCCGCTTGAGGTCCTTGGGGGTGTTGCCGGCGCTGACCGTGGTCGAGCCGGAACCGTGGCCACTGCGGTCCGCGGCCCAGTAGCCGACGCCGCCACCGACGCCACCGGCGAGGAGCGCCGCCGCCAGAACGCCCGCGATCAGGCCGCCCTTGCCCTTCGGCTTGGGCTGCGGTGCGCCGTCGGCGGCCAGGGGCGCACCCCAGCCGCCATAGCCCTGACCGCCGCCGGCCCCGTACGCGGGGGCAGCGGGCGGCGCGGGAGGCCAGCCCTCGGCGCCCGTCGCCTGCGGGGCGGGAGCGGGGCCATCGGCGTAGGCCGGGGTGACCGGCGGGACCGGGTTCTCGGTGTACGCCGGAGCGGGAGCCACGGGCTCGGCAGCCGGGGTCCGGGGGAGCTGCTGGGTCGGCTCGGCGCCGGGCGTCGGCGGCAGCTGCTGGGTCGCCGGCTCCAGGGGCGCCGACGCACCGTGCGCTGCCGGCGCGGCGTCGAATGGCGCGGCCACCGGGGGTACGGGCGGAGCCGCGGGGGGTGTCGGGGCCGCGGTGCCCTCGTTCTCGGTGCTCACAGCGCTCTCTCCTCGTCACACACGGCTTCAGAAATACGGGCGATATCGGTCCGGCTGAACGTTCGACGTGCCGTACAAGTTCCTGGGCAAAGCCTTTCCCATGACCCGTCAGAGCACTGTAAGCCGGACCTGTGAGTCTCCCCCATCCTTTATCTACGACATTTCCGGCGCATCCCCAGAAGCACGCACCGGACTCTCCCCGACATCCTGGGCCCTCTCGGTGGCACCATGAGCCGGTGACCCACGCAATGCCGCGCCCCATCCAGGTCGTCGCCCACCGAGGCGCCTCGGAGGATGCTCCCGAGCACACCCTGGCCGCCTACCGCAAGGCCATCGAGGACGGTGCGGACGCACTCGAATGCGATGTCCGGCTCACGGCCGACGGACATCTGGTGCTGGTCCACGACCGGCGGGTGAACCGCACCTCCAACGGCCGCGGCGCCGTCTCCGCCCTGGAGCTCGCCGATCTGGCCGCCCTTGACTTCGGCTCGTGGAAGGACCGCGAGGAGTCCCCCGACTGGGACGCGGACCCCGAGCGGACCTCCGTGCTCACCCTGGAACGGCTGCTGGAGCTGGTCGCGGACGCCGGGCGACCGGTGCAGCTGGCGATCGAGACGAAGCATCCGACCCGCTGGGCCGGACAGGTGGAGGACCGCCTCCTCTTCCTCCTCAAGCGCTTCGGACTGGACGCCCCACCCGCCGATGGACCGCACCCGGTCCGGGTGATGAGCTTCTCCGCGCGCTCCCTGCACCGCATGCGGGCCGCCGCGCCGACGGTCCCGACCGTGTACCTGATGCAGTTCATCTCGCCCCGGATGCGGGACGGGCGGCTGCCGGACGGGGTAAGGATCGCCGGGCCGGGCATGCGAATCGTGCGCGGCCATCCGGGTTTCATCCGCAAACTTCAGGCCGCCGGGCACTCCGTACACGTATGGACTGTGAACGATCCGGAAGATGTTCAGCTCTGCGCTGATCTGGGCGTGGAAGCGATCATCACGAACAGACCCCGACAGGTTCTGTCACAGCTGGGGCGCTGACGTCCCGTTTTGCGCACCCGCCCCACACGAACCACCCGTTACGGGGTGTGCCCCGGCGCATCCGCTCCGCGTTCGGTCGCCATGAATGCGTCAGAGGGCCCCGCTCCGGCGGTTTCCGGTCCAGGCCATTGGGGCATCCAGATCATGCGTGGGGCTAAGGAGGTTCCGGGGGTGGCGTTGATGGTGGCACAAGAAGTGCCCACGTCGTCGTGCATGGACGTGTCCCATGGTCCTGCGGGCGTGGGCGAGGCGAGACACCGGATGCGCGAGCAATTGCGCATCAGTGGAGTGTCCGAATCGATCGTGGATGACGCAGTACTGATCCTTTCCGAACTTCTCAGCAATGCCTGCCGGCACGGCAGGCCGCTGGGCTCGCGGGAGATCGGCGACGGTGGGATACGCGCGTCGTGGCGCGTCGACAAGGCGGGGCGGCTGACGGTCGAGGTCACGGACGGCGGCGGGCCCACCCGCCCGATCCCGTCCAAGCCGTCGGTCACCGCGCGGGGTGGACGGGGGCTGAACATCATCAGCGCCCTGGCCCAGGACTGGGGTGTCCGGGACGGAGCGGCGGGCGAGGTCACCGTCTGGGTGATCGTGGCCTGTGGGCCCCGGCACGAGGATTTCGCTACGCGCGTCGCGCCCCCGGCGATCGACTTCAGTACGGCCTTCGACGATCTGGACACCTGATCGTCCGTCGTCGATCACCGATCATTGGCCTCCGGTCCCTGGTCACCGATCACCGATATCGATCCCCGATCACCGATCCCTGATCACGATTCCCGACCGCGCGAAGGCAGATGGCGGCCGTCCGGGAGCGCACGCCGACCGTGCTCCCGGCCGCACCCCACCGGCCGCGGCGGTACGAACGGCTAGGCTCGCGCCCAGACCGACGCCGTACCGCCGCAACCGGGAGACACCCACGATGGCCAAGAAGCGCCCCGCCGCGAAGTCCGCAAAGCCGCAGCTCAACAGCGGCGAGATCCCGGTGGTGGGCGCTCGCGAGCCCTGCCCCTGCGGATCCGGGCGCCGGTACAAGGCCTGTCACGGCGCTGCCGCGGCGCACGCCGTCACCGAGCACGTGGCCCGCCCGTTCGAGGGACTGCCCGGCGAGTGCGACTGGGTCGCGCTGCGCGAGCTCGTTCCCGCCGCCACCGTCCCGCTCACCCTCAAGGGCGGACTGCCCGAGGGCGTCCCCTCCGTCACGCTGGTGACCGTACTCCCGCTGGCCTCGCCGGCACTGCGCCGCGAGGACGGCTCCGTCCTGCTCGGCCTGCAGAACGACTCGACCACCGGTGACCTCGCCCGGGACATGGCCGACACCCTGGAGCGTGCGCTCGCCGCCGAACCGGGCACCGTCGTCCCCGCCCGCCGGGTTCCGGCCGAGGGTCCGCGACTTCAGGATCTCCTGTCCGCCGACGACGGTTTCGAGCCGGTTGTGCACAGCGGGTTCGAATTCTGGATTCCGGACACGGAGAGCGCCCAGAACGCCTCACCGGAGATCTCCGCCTCCCTGGAGCGCGCCAACGCTGCCGCCATCCCGACCGTCAAGCTGACCGGCGTGGACGCCGCCTACTGGTGCGAGACCCCGGACAAGAACCACCTGCGCTGGGTCATGCCGCACCCCGAGGAGAAGCTGCTCGACGCGCTCGCGCGGCTGCACGCGGCGGGCACGTCCTCGCTCGGCGAGGGCACCAAGCTCGTCGGATCCTTCCGTGCGCACGGCCTGATGGTCCCCGTCTGGGACCTGCCCACCGGGGTAACCGCGGAGGACGTGGAGAAGCCCGCCGCCGAGCTCGCGGAGCGGCTGGCCACGGCGCTCGCGACGGACGCGCCGCTGACCACGGAGGAGCGCCGGGCCCGCGGCGGTCTCACCAACCGCCAGGTGACGCTCAGCTGACACGCGCCCCGGGGCCCGTTCGCGGGCCCGCTGGGGTGGGTCACCGGTGGCCTGTCACCGGTGACCAGTGTCACAACTCCCGCTAATCGCCTGCAAATCGGTGTCCGAATATCAGAGATCGAATTTGCGAACACGCGATCTCTTGTTACGGTTCTTGTAGCCCGGTCGCTGGTGCATCCCCCGTCGCCAGCGACCGGGCCCTTGTTTTTCCGGTGACACTCAACGGTCACCCGGTACCGGTGAGTTGCTCCCGGACCGCAGCAGCAGTGCCCCTTCATCATCCGGAACTGCAAATTCCGATACTGCCGAGTATCCGTCCGGCGTCCCCGCCGATGCGTCGGCCGGCGTCTCGCACAGTCCCGGCTCGTCGCCCGCCCCGACCGCGCAGCGGATCTGCACCGTCCGCCCCGCCGGACCCATCACCGTGAGCACCGCTTCCAGCGCGCGACCGCTGGTGTTGCGGTAGTAGCTGCGCCCCCATGTCCGGCCCTCACCGGACAGGACGCAGGTCTGCGCCTCCACCCCCTGCGGGGAGGACAGTTCGGGCCCGCAACGCGCGTCCGTGCGGGGCTGCTCTGCCGGAGCCTGGTGGGCAGACGCCCCGGCCGGCGCCCCGGCCGGCGCCCCGGCGGATGCCGGCGTACGGGACCCGCCGGAGCCGGAACTCCCTCCCGAACCAACGGAGTCGGAAGTGCGGGAAGAGCCCGGGGATCCCGAGGGGTCCGGAGAGCCGGCGGAGGAGCGGCTCAGGCCGAAGGTGGAGAGCAGACCGCCGCCCTTCCCATCGCTCTGACCGGCGAAATCCGGCCCGGCGATCGCTCCGGCCAGCGGGAGCGACAAGATGATCAGCACACCGGCGCCGATACCGATCAGGCGGAGATTCATTCGCCGAACATAGCGACGCGGGAATGGGGCACGGAGATCCCCGCGCCCAATTCCCTTGGAAACCCGTCTCGCTGGCACCCGTACGAGTGATCTGCCAGTGCGTGAGGGTCGTCAGTACGTGAGGGTCGTCGGGTACGTAAGAGCCATCAGTACGCGAGCCGGCTGCCGCCGCCGGGCGCCCCGCTGCTCGCCTCCACCAGTGCGTCCACGACCGCCTCCACCTCCGGCAGCCAGATGTCCCCGGTCGCCGACGGCTCGCGCTCCCACCGCACCTGGCCGCCGCCGATCGCGGCGGAGGGCGGCAGCAGCAAGTACCCGCCCTCGCCGTGGAACCGCAGCGAGGAGGGCACGTGGTCCTTGGCGTAGAGGAGTTCGCCGAGCCGCTCCAGCGAGTACGGCGCCACCAGCAGCGACCACCGCGTGGGCGTGGCCACGACCGGACCGAGCCGCAGCCCCTGCGCGTCCAGCCGTACGACGGCACGCGCGGCCGCCGCGGCGGGCAGGCTCACCGCGCAGGGCGCGGTCCCGCCGGTGGCCAGCAGGACCGGGGCAGCCGCCCGGTTGGTCCACCACCAGGCCACCATCCGCGGGTCGGTGGTGGCCGCGAGCAGCCCGGGGTCGAAGGGGTGCGCGCCGGGCACGACGCAGTCGGGGTCGGGGCAGGCGCACCGGGCGCTGTCGGCGTGGGAACGCCCGACGCCCGGCAGAACGGGCCAGCGCCAGGTGGTGGCGCAGGTGAGCGCCGCGTCGAGGAGAGCCTGCGCATCGCCCTGCGGCGGGGCGGGACGCAGGGATTGCAAGCGATTGCGGAGCCGCTGGAGACGCCTTCCGAGGATCTCGCGCATGAGCGCTCGTTCCTTTCCGTTGAACGCCGAGGGCCACATCACACCATGTAAGCGGTGTTTCACCACACGTACACGTTTCGCGTCACTGTCCGCCTGAAGCAGGTTCACACGGTTCGTGCAGTTTTCTTACGGGTCCATGAAACGTCCGGCGAGGGCGCTACGCGGCCCGGGACCGCGAGTGGGACGGCTGTCGTCGATGGGGACGACAGGCCGTGCCGGGCGGTTCCCGACGGATGCCGGGCTGCCCCAACTGTCCCCGGGTGCAACCGATTACGTACCCGGACCGGCTGGCGGACTCGCCCAGTCGACCGCAAAAACCGTCCGCTTCCCGCTTTTTCCGGCCAAGTTCTAGCCCTGACCGAACAGTGAGTTGCCGTCCCACGGACACCAGGATTCCCACCTGGGCAATGCTGGACATCGCTCCTTGTGTGCGTGTAGATGTGGATTCATTGATAGCGGCGCAGCATGATCTGGGGGTTTGCGATGCTATATGGCGAATCGCACCAGCTGGAAAGGCGGACGCCATGAGCGCCCCGCATCTGCCGAAAGTGGCTGGAATCGATCCAGCTGTCACAGCGTCCCCGCACACTGTGGCGCCCACAACGGTGCCCACGGCCACACCCGCACGCCCGGCCCACGCCCCGGCGCAGGCCCCCGCCGCGAGCTCGGTCATCCAGGACCGCCTCGCGGGCATGGTCTCCGACCTCACGACCCTCCACGAACTCACCGAGCGGCTCGCCCGCGCCAGGGACCTGACCGCCTCCCTCCGGGAATTCCTGCGCGCCGGAGCCTCCCTCGTCGGCGCGCGGCGCGGCCTGATCGTCCTGGAGCCCTCCGACGGGCTCGGTCCCACCACCACGATCGGGCTCGGCCTCGGCCACGCCGACCTGGGCCACATCGAGACGGTGCCGCGCAGCGCCACCTCGTACGGCCGCATCCTCGACGGACTGCCCGACGCCCACGGCGGCTCCGAGGTGCTCCCCGAACCCGGCACGGCCGCCGGCTCCAGTGGGTACGCCACCCCCGTCGACCCCCGCCACCGGGAGGTCGCCGCCCGGCTCGGCTACGCCGCCAGCTACGCGCTGCCGCTGACCGCCGAGGCCACCGGCCGGCTCGGCGCGGCCGTCTGGCTCTACGACGAGCAGGCCGAGCCCAGCGACCGCCAGCGCGACCTGGTCGGGCTGTACGTCCGGCACGCCGCCGAGTACCTGGCCCGGATGCTGGAGGTGGAGCGCTCGCGCTCCAGCCTGGCCACCGTCGCCGAGGAACTGCTGCCCAGCCGGCTCCCCCGGATCTCCGGGGTCCAGCTCGCCGCCCGGCACCACACCGGGCCGCACGGCGGCGGCGACTGGTACGACGCGCTGCCGCTGCCGGAGGGCGCCCTCGGGCTGGCCGTCGGCTCCGTCACGGGCTCCGGCCCCAGCGCCGTCGCCGCGATGGGGCGGCTGCGGGCCTCGCTGCGCGCGTACGCCGTCATGGAGGGCGAGGACCCCGTCGCCGTCCTGTCCGACCTGGAGCTGCTGCTGCGCCTGACCGAGCCCGCGCGCTCGGCGACCGCGCTCTTCGCCTACTGCGAACCCGTCGGGGGCTCGGGCGGCCCGGGACGGAAGATCATCCTGGCCGGGGCGGGGCACACCCCGCCACTGCTGATCGGCGAACGGCGCACCGAGTACGTGGAGACCACCCTCTCCGCGCCGCTGGGAATGCTGTCCTGCTGGGAGGCGCCGAGCGTGGAGATCGAGCCCGCGCCCGGAGAAACGGTGCTGCTCTACACGGACGGCCTGCTCCGGCGCACCGGGGACCCGATGGACCGGGCGTACGCGCGGCTGCACGCCGCCGCCGCGGGGGTCCCCCGTAGCGCCCGCGAGGACCCGGCCGCCATCTGCGACCACATCCTGCGGACGGTGCTGCCCGAGGGCGACGGGGCCTGCGCGGCCTCGCGCGCGGAAGCCTCCGAGGACATCGTGCTGCTCGCGGCGCGGTTCGAATGACGGCGCGGCCCATGAACGGCACGGTGCGAACGGCACGGGCCGGGTGACCCGGTTCGGCGCATTTGTCACACGACCCGCCGCCGGGGCGCGTCCGCTCACACATACGATGGATGAGGTCCGTACCCGGTCCGTGTCCGTCGTACTGAGGAGAAGACGTGGCTGACGAGCTCACCCCGGAGACCCCGGAAGAAGAGCAGCCCAAGAAGAAGCACAAGCAGCGCAAGAACGGGCTGTACCCGGGTGTCAGCGAAGAGCTCGCCGAGAGCATGCGCACCGGCTGGGCCGACACCGAGCTGCACGGACTGGAGCCGATCGCCCAGGCCGCGCACACCGCCGCGCGCCGCTCCGCGCTGTCCAGGCGCTTCCCCGGCGAACGCCTCGTCGTCCCCGCCGGCCGGCTGAAGACCCGCTCGAACGACACTGAGTACCCCTTCCGCGCCTCGACCGAGTACGCCTACCTCACCGGTGACCAGACCGAGAACGGCGTCCTCGTCCTGGAGCCCGCGGGGGAGACCGGCCACACCGCCACCGTCTACCTGCTGCCCCGCTCCGACCGCGAGAACGGCGAGTTCTGGCTCTCCGGCAGCGGCGAGCTGTGGGTCGGCCGCCGCCACTCCCTCGCCGAGGCCGAGCAGCTGCTGGGCCTGCCCGCCAAGGACGTGCGCAAGCTCGCCGAGGAGCTGGCCGATGCCGAGGGGCCGGTCCGGCACGTCCGCGGTCACGACTCCGTCATCGAGAGCGCCCTGACCGACAAGGTCACCAAGGAGCGCGACGAGGAACTGCGCGTCTATCTCTCCGAGGCTCGCGCCGTGAAGGACGCCTTCGAGATCGGCGAGCTGCAGAAGGCCGTCGACTCCACCGTCCGCGGCTTCGAGGACGTAGTGAAGGTGCTCGACAAGGCCGAGGCCACCTCCGAGCGCTACATCGAGGGCACCTTCTTCCTGCGCGCCCGCGTCGAGGGCAACGACGTCGGCTACGGCTCCATCTGCGCCGCCGGCCCGCACGCCTGCACCCTGCACTGGGTCCGCAACGACGGCGACGTCCGCTCCGGCGACCTGCTGCTGCTCGACGCCGGTGTGGAGACGCACTCCCTCTACACCGCCGACGTCACGCGCACGCTGCCGATCAGCGGCACGTACACCGACATCCAGCGCAAGATCTACGACGCGGTGTACGAGTCCCAGGAAGCCGGCATCGCCGCCGTCAAGCCGGGCGCGAAGTTCCGGGACTTCCACGACGCCTCGCAGCACGTGCTCGCCGAGAAGCTCGTCGAGTGGGGCCTGCTGGAAGGCCCGGTCGAGCGCGTCCTGGAGCTCGGCCTGCAGCGCCGCTGGACCCTGCACGGCACCGGCCACATGCTCGGCATGGACGTCCACGACTGCGCCGCCGCGCGCACCGAGGCGTACGTCGACGGCACGCTGGAGCCGGGCGTGTGCCTCACCGTCGAGCCCGGTCTGTACTTCCAGGCCGACGACCTGACCGTGCCGCAGGAGTACCGCGGCATCGGGGTCCGGATCGAGGACGACATCCTGGTCACCGAGGACGGCAACCGGAACCTGTCGGCCGGGCTGCCCCGCACCTCGGACGACGTCGAGGCGTGGATGGCGCGCCTCAAGGGCTGAGGCGAGCCTCAAGGGCTGTTGGCCCGCCTCAAGGGCTGACGGCGCCGCTGATACCCCCGCTCGCTGACGCCGATGGGCGGAACCCTCCACGGGTTCCGCCCATCGGTGCGTCTACGAGACCTTCAGCAGCGAGTCGTCCCGCCACTTCAGCATCTTGTCGAAGCTGACCACGGCTCCCCGGCCCGGCCGGTTGCGGAAGCGGACGTGATCGGCGAGCTCCTCGATCAGGTGCAGGCCCCGGCCGTGCTCGGCCAGGGACGGTCTGCGGCGGGCCACCGTCGCGGGCGGGAACCCGGGACCCGAGTCGCTCACCTCGATGCGGCAGCGGTCGCCGTCGAGATAGGCCGTGACGTGGTACGCCCCGGTCCCTTCCGGAGCTCCTCCGTCCGGGACTCCGACGCGCGGGAGGGCCTCGCAGCCGCCGTGTTCCACCGCGTTCGCGCACGCCTCGCTCAGCGCCACCGACAGGTCGAAGGAGATGTCAGGGTCCACCCCCGCGGTCTCCATCGTTCCCAGCAGCAGCCGCCTGGCGAGGGGCACACTCGCTGCTTCGCGCCTCAAGTGGAGAGACCACCAGATGCTCATACGGTTACCTATT carries:
- a CDS encoding S1C family serine protease — protein: MSTENEGTAAPTPPAAPPVPPVAAPFDAAPAAHGASAPLEPATQQLPPTPGAEPTQQLPRTPAAEPVAPAPAYTENPVPPVTPAYADGPAPAPQATGAEGWPPAPPAAPAYGAGGGQGYGGWGAPLAADGAPQPKPKGKGGLIAGVLAAALLAGGVGGGVGYWAADRSGHGSGSTTVSAGNTPKDLKRDSGSVAGLAAGALPSVVTIEASAGDGEGGTGTGFVYDQQGHILTNNHVVASAANGGKLSATFSDGKKYEAEVIGRAQGYDVAVLKLKNPPSGLKPLPLGDSDKVAVGDSTIAIGAPFGLSNTVTTGIVSAKNRPVASGDGSGGKNSYMSALQTDASINPGNSGGPLLDGRGAVIGINSAIQSAGNGGFGGGQAGSIGLGFAIPINQAKNVAESLIKTGKPVYPVISVSVDLAAKTDGAKISDSGASANELVDPNGPAGKAGLKPGDIITELGGKPIDSGPTLISEIWTYKPGDTVKLTYLRGGKPTTVDITLGSRVGDK
- a CDS encoding glycerophosphodiester phosphodiesterase; translated protein: MPRPIQVVAHRGASEDAPEHTLAAYRKAIEDGADALECDVRLTADGHLVLVHDRRVNRTSNGRGAVSALELADLAALDFGSWKDREESPDWDADPERTSVLTLERLLELVADAGRPVQLAIETKHPTRWAGQVEDRLLFLLKRFGLDAPPADGPHPVRVMSFSARSLHRMRAAAPTVPTVYLMQFISPRMRDGRLPDGVRIAGPGMRIVRGHPGFIRKLQAAGHSVHVWTVNDPEDVQLCADLGVEAIITNRPRQVLSQLGR
- a CDS encoding ATP-binding protein, with amino-acid sequence MVAQEVPTSSCMDVSHGPAGVGEARHRMREQLRISGVSESIVDDAVLILSELLSNACRHGRPLGSREIGDGGIRASWRVDKAGRLTVEVTDGGGPTRPIPSKPSVTARGGRGLNIISALAQDWGVRDGAAGEVTVWVIVACGPRHEDFATRVAPPAIDFSTAFDDLDT
- a CDS encoding DUF5926 family protein, which codes for MAKKRPAAKSAKPQLNSGEIPVVGAREPCPCGSGRRYKACHGAAAAHAVTEHVARPFEGLPGECDWVALRELVPAATVPLTLKGGLPEGVPSVTLVTVLPLASPALRREDGSVLLGLQNDSTTGDLARDMADTLERALAAEPGTVVPARRVPAEGPRLQDLLSADDGFEPVVHSGFEFWIPDTESAQNASPEISASLERANAAAIPTVKLTGVDAAYWCETPDKNHLRWVMPHPEEKLLDALARLHAAGTSSLGEGTKLVGSFRAHGLMVPVWDLPTGVTAEDVEKPAAELAERLATALATDAPLTTEERRARGGLTNRQVTLS
- a CDS encoding bifunctional DNA primase/polymerase produces the protein MREILGRRLQRLRNRLQSLRPAPPQGDAQALLDAALTCATTWRWPVLPGVGRSHADSARCACPDPDCVVPGAHPFDPGLLAATTDPRMVAWWWTNRAAAPVLLATGGTAPCAVSLPAAAAARAVVRLDAQGLRLGPVVATPTRWSLLVAPYSLERLGELLYAKDHVPSSLRFHGEGGYLLLPPSAAIGGGQVRWEREPSATGDIWLPEVEAVVDALVEASSGAPGGGSRLAY
- a CDS encoding PP2C family protein-serine/threonine phosphatase, which translates into the protein MLDIAPCVRVDVDSLIAAQHDLGVCDAIWRIAPAGKADAMSAPHLPKVAGIDPAVTASPHTVAPTTVPTATPARPAHAPAQAPAASSVIQDRLAGMVSDLTTLHELTERLARARDLTASLREFLRAGASLVGARRGLIVLEPSDGLGPTTTIGLGLGHADLGHIETVPRSATSYGRILDGLPDAHGGSEVLPEPGTAAGSSGYATPVDPRHREVAARLGYAASYALPLTAEATGRLGAAVWLYDEQAEPSDRQRDLVGLYVRHAAEYLARMLEVERSRSSLATVAEELLPSRLPRISGVQLAARHHTGPHGGGDWYDALPLPEGALGLAVGSVTGSGPSAVAAMGRLRASLRAYAVMEGEDPVAVLSDLELLLRLTEPARSATALFAYCEPVGGSGGPGRKIILAGAGHTPPLLIGERRTEYVETTLSAPLGMLSCWEAPSVEIEPAPGETVLLYTDGLLRRTGDPMDRAYARLHAAAAGVPRSAREDPAAICDHILRTVLPEGDGACAASRAEASEDIVLLAARFE
- a CDS encoding aminopeptidase P family protein — encoded protein: MADELTPETPEEEQPKKKHKQRKNGLYPGVSEELAESMRTGWADTELHGLEPIAQAAHTAARRSALSRRFPGERLVVPAGRLKTRSNDTEYPFRASTEYAYLTGDQTENGVLVLEPAGETGHTATVYLLPRSDRENGEFWLSGSGELWVGRRHSLAEAEQLLGLPAKDVRKLAEELADAEGPVRHVRGHDSVIESALTDKVTKERDEELRVYLSEARAVKDAFEIGELQKAVDSTVRGFEDVVKVLDKAEATSERYIEGTFFLRARVEGNDVGYGSICAAGPHACTLHWVRNDGDVRSGDLLLLDAGVETHSLYTADVTRTLPISGTYTDIQRKIYDAVYESQEAGIAAVKPGAKFRDFHDASQHVLAEKLVEWGLLEGPVERVLELGLQRRWTLHGTGHMLGMDVHDCAAARTEAYVDGTLEPGVCLTVEPGLYFQADDLTVPQEYRGIGVRIEDDILVTEDGNRNLSAGLPRTSDDVEAWMARLKG
- a CDS encoding ATP-binding protein, translated to MSIWWSLHLRREAASVPLARRLLLGTMETAGVDPDISFDLSVALSEACANAVEHGGCEALPRVGVPDGGAPEGTGAYHVTAYLDGDRCRIEVSDSGPGFPPATVARRRPSLAEHGRGLHLIEELADHVRFRNRPGRGAVVSFDKMLKWRDDSLLKVS